The Romeriopsis navalis LEGE 11480 DNA window CCGGCGCAACAGCACTGGGCGTGGCAACCATTCCGGAAGGCATTGAATTACGCAAAGCCGGTCTGACCGCGCCGATTCTGGTCTTGGGCGCCACCAACAAGCCCGACCAAGTCGAATCCCTTCTGCGCTGGCATTTGCAGCCGAGCCTCTGCACTCCGAAACAAGCCTTAATTTTTAGTGAAACGGTGGGCGATCGCCGCGTCTTGCCGGTACATCTGGCGATCGACACGGGGATGTCGCGCCTGGGTGTGCGCTGGGACGAGGCCAAAGAATTTATTCAACTCGTCCAGGGACAGCCCAATCTGGAGATTGTGGGGATCTACTCGCACTGCGCTACCGCCGACGATCCAGACCCCAGCATGATGCAAGAGCAGCATCGCCGGTTTGAGCGGATGTTGGATACCTGTGGTTTGCGGGAGCACAACTGCAAAATCCACTTTGCGAATTCTGCCGCCGCGATGAGCGATGCCAGTCTGCATTACGACATGGTGCGGGCCGGACTCGCAACCTACGGACTGTATCCATCGCCCCACCTGAAAGCACGCATTGATCTGCGTCCAGCGTTGCAAATTAAGGCGCGGATTACCCAAGTCAAGGAACTACCAGCCGGTACGGGGGTAAGCTACGGTCATCGGTTTGTGGCGGCCCAGGATATGAAAATTGGCGTAATTGGGATTGGCTATGCCGATGGCGTCCCCCGCAGTCTGTCAAACCGCGTGACTTTTAGCATTAAGGGCCAACCCGTGTCACAAATCGGCGCGATCACAATGGATCAGATGATGCTCGATGTGACGCACTTACCCGACCTCCAAGAAGGTGAAATCGTGACCGTCCTCGGCACCGATGGCGATCAGGTGATGACCGCTGATGATTGGGCCGAGACCTTAGGCACAATTTCCTGGGAAATTCTGTGTGGGTTTAAAAACCGTCTGCCACGGGTTACGAAAAATCGTAGCCTTTGGGATAGCGAAGCTGTGGTTTCCGCTTAATTAAACCGCATTAAACTTGCCTGACGAATATCAGCCCATATTCTGGGTCAAGTGATCACCCCCAGCCACTCGAAGTGCATCGCGGTATTCTCGATACTTCAACTGCAACGCATCCGCCGCCACATGGATTTCAGCGTCCGCCAACTCCGGTAACTGCTGCGGAAACTGGGATTCCACCACTGGACGATCCTGTTCTAAAATCCGTTGTGAGCGCTTAATGGCATCCGAATCTGCCCATTTACCGCGAAAGAAGCTCCGGAAACTCATCGATTTACTAACCGTTGTGTAATCGTCAATTGGCACTTGTGCAGTCCAAATTACCAAACGACCAAAGGATATCGTCAGTTCCAAAACAGTGAGATTTGGCAAAATGAATCCGGTACGAGCCTTGACTGGTGATGGGTCCCGACGAGCTAAAAGCCGCCAGATGCCACGGGGAGGATTAGCCGCCATTGTGACCCGCGCACTTGCACCCCACGCATCACTCTCCACTGTCAATCGCTCCACCTCTGGCGCATTGGGATTACCAAATGCACCCGCATGCACAAAGGGCACATGGGCAATATCCAGAACATTTTCGATCGCCCGTTCATAGTTCACTTGCCACTGAAAATCACTCTGCACCATCCGCAATTCTGCATCATGCACATCTGGTACATGAGGAATTTCAGTGCTTTCGGCCAATTCTCGATCGCCCCAGAATAGCCAGATCCAGCCATCTTTTTCCTGCACTGGATAAGTCGTCACCTTAGCTCGCTGAGGAATTGCAGCACCAGGGAGATTCGACGGAATCTTAACGCATTTTCCATCGGGATCGAAATGCCAGCCATGATAGGGGCATTGCAAACTATCACGCTGCACCTGCCCCAAGGCAAGCGAGGCTCCGCGATG harbors:
- the alr gene encoding alanine racemase; amino-acid sequence: MFSWGEASIELMYRGRAWVEIDVGAIAHNTRQLISLLEPTTELMSVVKADAYGHGAVTVAKAAIQAGATALGVATIPEGIELRKAGLTAPILVLGATNKPDQVESLLRWHLQPSLCTPKQALIFSETVGDRRVLPVHLAIDTGMSRLGVRWDEAKEFIQLVQGQPNLEIVGIYSHCATADDPDPSMMQEQHRRFERMLDTCGLREHNCKIHFANSAAAMSDASLHYDMVRAGLATYGLYPSPHLKARIDLRPALQIKARITQVKELPAGTGVSYGHRFVAAQDMKIGVIGIGYADGVPRSLSNRVTFSIKGQPVSQIGAITMDQMMLDVTHLPDLQEGEIVTVLGTDGDQVMTADDWAETLGTISWEILCGFKNRLPRVTKNRSLWDSEAVVSA
- a CDS encoding aromatic ring-hydroxylating dioxygenase subunit alpha; amino-acid sequence: MLKNFWYAVEFSQALSDQPKLVQIFGQKIALYRDTQGRVQALDNLCPHRGASLALGQVQRDSLQCPYHGWHFDPDGKCVKIPSNLPGAAIPQRAKVTTYPVQEKDGWIWLFWGDRELAESTEIPHVPDVHDAELRMVQSDFQWQVNYERAIENVLDIAHVPFVHAGAFGNPNAPEVERLTVESDAWGASARVTMAANPPRGIWRLLARRDPSPVKARTGFILPNLTVLELTISFGRLVIWTAQVPIDDYTTVSKSMSFRSFFRGKWADSDAIKRSQRILEQDRPVVESQFPQQLPELADAEIHVAADALQLKYREYRDALRVAGGDHLTQNMG